One stretch of Desulfovibrio sp. JC022 DNA includes these proteins:
- a CDS encoding ABC transporter ATP-binding protein, translating to MLTVEKAAKTFNPDSVNEVQALRGVDLNVNGGEFITVIGSNGAGKSTFLNSIAGTFMLSSGKISIAGNDVTRWPEHKRAANLGRVFQDPLLGTCGSLSIEQNMALALKRGKRRGLGLGVKARDRELFREQLATLGLGLEDRLADQVGLLSGGQRQALTMLMATMTRPDILLLDEHTAALDPKTGRKILDITDAVVHRDNLTTLMVTHNMNQAINMGDRLIMFHQGMIILDISGKEKKGLKVEDLLDRFYSLRGEDVATDRMLFS from the coding sequence ATGCTTACAGTTGAAAAAGCAGCCAAGACCTTTAACCCGGACAGCGTTAACGAAGTACAGGCCCTGCGTGGCGTAGACCTTAATGTTAACGGTGGGGAATTCATCACTGTAATCGGCTCCAACGGGGCCGGAAAATCCACTTTTCTAAATTCCATTGCCGGGACTTTCATGCTCAGCAGCGGAAAAATCTCCATTGCAGGCAATGATGTTACCAGATGGCCTGAGCATAAGCGTGCAGCCAATCTTGGACGTGTATTTCAAGACCCTCTACTGGGCACCTGCGGTTCTCTTTCCATTGAACAGAATATGGCCTTAGCTCTCAAACGAGGCAAACGCAGAGGGCTGGGCTTGGGCGTAAAAGCTCGCGACCGGGAGCTGTTCCGGGAGCAGCTTGCAACCCTCGGGCTGGGACTGGAAGACAGACTGGCAGATCAGGTTGGATTACTGTCCGGTGGACAAAGACAGGCGTTAACCATGCTCATGGCAACAATGACAAGGCCGGACATTTTATTACTGGACGAGCATACAGCCGCGCTGGACCCCAAGACAGGACGCAAAATTCTTGATATAACCGACGCCGTTGTGCATCGTGATAACCTGACCACACTTATGGTGACCCATAATATGAATCAGGCCATCAACATGGGCGATAGATTAATCATGTTCCATCAGGGCATGATAATTCTGGATATTTCCGGGAAGGAGAAGAAGGGATTGAAAGTTGAAGATCTGCTGGATCGATTCTACTCCCTTCGCGGCGAGGATGTAGCTACTGACAGGATGCTTTTTTCCTGA
- the ndk gene encoding nucleoside-diphosphate kinase: MGELTFSIIKPDAVKDGKTGDILKMITDAGLKIKATKMIHMTQTQAEGFYAVHKERPFFGELVEFMISGPCVVSVLEGEDAIKRYRDLMGATNPNEAAEGTIRKAFGAGIEANACHGSDAPETAAIEVPYFFSSLEMVN, translated from the coding sequence ATGGGCGAACTTACTTTTTCCATCATCAAACCTGACGCAGTAAAAGACGGTAAAACCGGTGACATCCTTAAAATGATTACCGATGCAGGTCTGAAGATCAAAGCAACTAAAATGATTCACATGACCCAGACTCAGGCTGAAGGTTTCTACGCTGTTCACAAAGAGCGTCCTTTCTTCGGCGAGCTAGTTGAATTCATGATTTCCGGTCCCTGTGTGGTTTCCGTTCTTGAAGGCGAAGACGCCATCAAACGTTACCGTGACCTCATGGGTGCCACCAACCCCAATGAAGCAGCAGAAGGTACTATCCGCAAGGCTTTCGGTGCCGGAATCGAAGCAAACGCATGCCACGGCTCCGATGCTCCCGAAACCGCAGCCATCGAAGTACCCTACTTCTTCAGCAGCCTCGAAATGGTAAACTAA
- a CDS encoding 50S ribosomal protein L11 methyltransferase, protein MPKLLRIQFTLSELESDECQVYLGARVAHGWEEKPLDDDSIFYTIHLEDHPLGVEIVEEIKSRWPNAGCVGEEIEDENWGLAWKDYFEPVTCGQFEILPPWLLEKKTAGKEHIIIEPKMAFGTGSHPTTALCLELISKLAEEGRLNADMEFFDLGTGSAILAIALAKLGLKGVGVDIDPQSIVCAQENMDNNDVDGVILSVGSADSIDPKLKYELVVANILSGPLIELCPDVTARLKENSILILSGILVEQAEKVAAAYIQAGLPAPEIFTMGEWAGLLWRDVSAD, encoded by the coding sequence ATGCCAAAACTGCTCAGAATCCAGTTTACCCTTTCCGAACTGGAAAGTGATGAATGTCAGGTTTATCTTGGCGCACGTGTGGCTCACGGCTGGGAAGAAAAGCCCCTTGATGACGATTCCATCTTTTACACCATCCATCTGGAAGACCATCCGCTGGGCGTTGAGATTGTGGAAGAAATAAAATCCCGCTGGCCTAATGCAGGTTGTGTTGGTGAAGAAATCGAAGACGAAAACTGGGGCCTTGCATGGAAAGATTATTTCGAACCCGTCACCTGCGGACAATTCGAAATACTGCCCCCGTGGCTGCTGGAAAAAAAGACCGCAGGCAAAGAGCATATCATCATCGAGCCGAAAATGGCTTTCGGCACAGGCAGCCACCCCACCACCGCCCTCTGCCTTGAACTGATCAGCAAGCTTGCCGAAGAAGGCAGACTGAATGCGGACATGGAATTTTTCGATCTCGGAACCGGGTCGGCGATCCTAGCGATTGCACTTGCCAAGCTGGGTCTCAAAGGAGTGGGTGTGGACATCGACCCGCAGTCCATCGTTTGCGCACAGGAAAACATGGACAACAACGATGTGGACGGCGTCATTCTTTCAGTAGGCTCTGCCGATTCCATTGACCCCAAGCTCAAATACGAACTGGTCGTAGCAAATATTCTTTCAGGGCCGCTCATTGAACTTTGCCCGGACGTAACTGCACGTCTCAAAGAAAACTCAATCCTGATTCTGTCCGGTATTCTTGTGGAACAGGCCGAAAAGGTCGCAGCAGCATACATACAGGCAGGACTGCCCGCCCCCGAAATATTCACCATGGGCGAATGGGCCGGACTTCTCTGGCGCGATGTAAGTGCGGATTAA
- a CDS encoding endonuclease III domain-containing protein, whose protein sequence is MSREQTLLEYYETLSKHLGPSHWWPGESPFEIAVGAILVQNTNWTNVEKAINNLKANDGLTPQGLRKFSMEKLQELIRPSGFFRMKAVRLNNFLDFLDANSARCITDLEEAETFELREKLLAVNGIGPETADSILLYALNKPMFVVDAYTRRIFNRHMLIHEDIDYHELQDYFMDVLDPDVEMYNEYHALIVRTAKEWCKKSNPDCENCPLGKFLEN, encoded by the coding sequence ATGAGTCGTGAACAGACTTTATTAGAATACTACGAGACTCTTTCAAAGCACCTCGGCCCCAGTCATTGGTGGCCGGGTGAAAGCCCGTTTGAAATTGCCGTGGGTGCTATTCTAGTCCAGAATACAAACTGGACTAATGTTGAAAAGGCCATCAATAATCTTAAAGCAAACGATGGTCTGACCCCGCAGGGCTTGCGTAAATTTTCCATGGAAAAATTGCAGGAACTGATCAGACCTTCCGGTTTCTTTCGTATGAAGGCGGTAAGGCTCAATAATTTCCTCGATTTCCTTGACGCCAATTCTGCAAGGTGTATCACGGACCTGGAAGAAGCAGAGACCTTTGAACTCCGTGAGAAGCTGTTGGCAGTCAACGGAATCGGCCCGGAAACCGCAGATTCTATTTTGCTTTACGCTTTGAACAAACCCATGTTTGTAGTCGATGCCTACACGCGCAGGATTTTCAATCGCCACATGCTGATTCATGAAGACATAGACTATCATGAATTACAGGATTACTTCATGGACGTACTTGATCCAGATGTGGAAATGTACAATGAATATCATGCGTTGATTGTGAGGACAGCCAAGGAATGGTGTAAAAAATCCAATCCTGATTGTGAAAACTGCCCGCTGGGTAAATTTCTGGAAAACTGA
- a CDS encoding ABC transporter permease — translation MISLYAFMGAIEQGTAFGLMVLGVYLTFRVLDFPDLTVDGSLPLGAAVSAVTISNGYHPVAGMAMAVGAGFIAGAVTGILNTKFKILHLLASILTMISLYSINIRIMGRPNMTLLGEDTLIDQFIELSGLAPHFSTPILFAIISGLTLLTLIWFLKTSFGLAMLATGDNPKMITSLGVNRDMMIIFGVGLSNGMVALSGALVAQNQGAADVNMGIGTIIAGLASVIIGETLFGKPNVTRAMLAALLGSVVYRIAIALALGVRLGNFAFTPSDLNLVTAALVVVALVSPQIKSGLLKRRAA, via the coding sequence ATGATAAGTTTATACGCATTTATGGGAGCCATTGAGCAAGGCACTGCTTTCGGGCTCATGGTTTTAGGTGTCTACCTGACATTCAGAGTTCTGGACTTTCCCGACCTTACTGTCGACGGCAGTTTGCCTCTCGGTGCTGCGGTCTCGGCAGTGACCATCAGTAACGGCTATCACCCGGTAGCGGGCATGGCTATGGCTGTAGGGGCCGGATTCATTGCCGGAGCTGTTACAGGAATACTGAACACCAAGTTCAAGATCCTACACCTGCTGGCCTCCATCCTGACTATGATCTCCCTCTACTCCATCAATATCCGTATCATGGGCAGGCCGAACATGACCCTGCTCGGTGAGGACACGCTCATTGACCAATTCATTGAGTTGAGCGGTCTTGCGCCCCACTTCTCCACTCCTATACTTTTCGCCATAATTTCCGGGCTGACCCTGCTGACCCTGATCTGGTTTCTGAAAACATCTTTCGGACTGGCAATGCTCGCCACCGGCGACAACCCCAAAATGATCACCAGCCTCGGTGTTAACCGCGATATGATGATCATCTTCGGCGTGGGTCTTTCAAACGGTATGGTAGCCCTTTCCGGCGCATTGGTAGCCCAGAACCAAGGGGCAGCTGATGTGAACATGGGTATCGGAACCATCATTGCCGGGCTGGCTTCGGTCATCATCGGGGAAACCCTTTTCGGCAAACCCAATGTAACTCGGGCCATGCTCGCCGCGCTACTCGGTTCCGTTGTCTATCGTATTGCCATTGCGCTGGCTCTGGGTGTACGTCTCGGCAATTTTGCATTCACCCCCAGTGACCTGAACCTCGTCACTGCCGCACTGGTTGTTGTGGCGCTGGTCTCTCCGCAGATTAAATCCGGTCTGCTCAAAAGGAGGGCCGCCTAA
- a CDS encoding S41 family peptidase, giving the protein MRKSLWMIAIICLFVISVAPEPTQAVDENRFEPLRRFSQVLDLVEHNYVNDISRKELVDDAVKGMLEQLDPHSTFLSTDDFKEMQESTSGEFSGIGIEISMEKGRLTVISPIEDTPAYKAGLKAGDLILEINGESTQSISLMEAVGKIRGKRGSDVILTILHKDANKPEKVTITRDTIPIISAKSQELEDGVLYLRLTRFNENTTREMHKALRDYKKKHTLKGVVLDLRNNPGGLLTQAVSVADTFINDGLIVYIEGRSKASRKDFMADEQATDVHVPIVTLINAGSASASEIVAGALKDHDRSLLLGERTFGKGSVQTIIPMADGSGIKLTTALYYTPSGRSIQAEGIDPDIVYPFVAPAVDKDKDDRFILREKDLSRHLENNGKDKQNAKVQDDKAKKMLERDNQLRLALQMVKQLPRLKEIK; this is encoded by the coding sequence ATGAGAAAATCTTTGTGGATGATAGCTATCATCTGTCTTTTCGTAATCTCCGTTGCACCGGAACCAACACAAGCCGTTGATGAAAACCGTTTTGAACCCCTGCGCAGATTCTCGCAGGTGCTTGATCTGGTGGAACATAATTACGTTAACGACATCTCCCGCAAAGAACTTGTCGATGACGCTGTAAAGGGCATGCTTGAACAGCTCGACCCCCACTCCACTTTTCTTTCCACTGATGATTTCAAGGAAATGCAGGAATCCACCAGCGGTGAGTTCAGCGGCATCGGTATTGAAATCAGCATGGAAAAAGGACGTTTGACCGTCATCTCCCCCATTGAGGACACCCCCGCCTACAAAGCCGGACTCAAGGCCGGAGACCTGATCCTGGAGATCAACGGTGAATCCACCCAGTCCATATCCCTTATGGAAGCAGTGGGTAAAATAAGAGGCAAACGCGGCAGTGACGTAATCCTGACCATCCTGCATAAGGATGCCAACAAGCCTGAAAAGGTGACCATCACCCGCGACACCATCCCCATCATCAGTGCTAAAAGCCAGGAACTGGAAGACGGCGTCCTCTACCTGCGACTGACCAGATTTAATGAAAACACCACCCGTGAAATGCATAAAGCCCTGCGCGATTACAAGAAAAAACACACCCTCAAAGGGGTAGTACTAGACCTGCGCAACAACCCCGGCGGACTGCTCACACAGGCGGTTTCTGTTGCTGATACTTTTATCAATGACGGTTTAATCGTTTACATTGAAGGCCGCAGCAAAGCCAGTCGCAAGGATTTCATGGCAGATGAACAGGCCACCGACGTACACGTACCCATCGTAACCCTGATCAATGCGGGTTCCGCATCCGCATCCGAGATCGTAGCCGGCGCGCTTAAAGACCACGACCGCTCATTGCTGCTCGGTGAACGCACTTTTGGTAAAGGTTCCGTACAGACCATCATTCCCATGGCCGACGGTTCCGGTATCAAACTGACCACCGCGCTCTATTATACTCCCAGCGGCCGCTCCATTCAGGCCGAAGGGATTGATCCGGACATCGTCTACCCCTTTGTTGCTCCCGCAGTAGACAAGGACAAGGACGACCGCTTCATCCTGCGTGAAAAAGACCTCAGCCGCCATCTTGAAAACAACGGCAAGGACAAACAAAACGCAAAAGTACAGGATGATAAGGCCAAAAAGATGCTTGAAAGGGACAACCAGCTCAGACTGGCCCTGCAAATGGTCAAGCAACTTCCCCGTCTTAAAGAAATTAAGTAA
- a CDS encoding peptidoglycan DD-metalloendopeptidase family protein, whose translation MSRFSVKTYLVTVTFALLMLCGVSLASADSTVDRLKGEIQDTKQTVKQQKQELLKLTREERNMFGELAAIEDRITNVERELFRQEDDLAGIMEDEQAAKADQRILEDELSEIVDKLKSMLTKLWPVHSRKLENKFGSLDDWEKADRNFVWLASLYKETKTELNKAQEKADEISVNLEVQKELRKKAQTKLSGINKTKDGLLKDKLSLLSGIKSIRALKINREQELKGLLETINKLNYRLKSLTSKKIATFKGSLPRPCAGDVKARFKPSAKPPIRGIGIQTTGNVDVKSIFWGKVVHNDTLRGFGRVVIIYHGYNYYSLYAYLAESFVKTGQEVEKDEIIGKTGYYPNLKETGLYFELRFHQKPVNPQKWLARN comes from the coding sequence ATGTCCCGATTTTCTGTAAAAACCTACTTAGTCACCGTGACCTTCGCATTGCTTATGCTGTGCGGGGTTTCTTTGGCTTCTGCTGATTCTACGGTAGACAGACTGAAGGGAGAAATTCAGGACACAAAACAGACCGTAAAACAGCAGAAGCAGGAACTGCTCAAGCTGACCCGTGAAGAACGCAATATGTTCGGAGAGCTAGCCGCAATTGAAGACCGCATTACCAATGTGGAGCGGGAACTTTTCCGGCAGGAAGACGATCTGGCAGGGATTATGGAAGACGAGCAGGCAGCTAAAGCTGATCAACGAATTCTTGAAGATGAGCTTTCAGAAATAGTTGATAAGCTTAAATCTATGCTTACCAAGCTATGGCCTGTCCACTCCCGCAAGCTTGAAAACAAATTCGGTTCACTTGACGACTGGGAAAAAGCTGACCGCAACTTCGTTTGGCTGGCATCCCTGTACAAAGAAACCAAAACCGAACTGAATAAAGCGCAAGAAAAAGCTGACGAAATCTCGGTCAACCTTGAAGTCCAGAAAGAGCTGCGCAAGAAAGCGCAGACCAAACTTTCAGGAATTAACAAAACCAAAGACGGATTGCTCAAGGACAAACTCAGCCTGCTTAGCGGAATTAAATCCATCCGCGCCCTTAAGATCAACAGAGAGCAGGAGCTGAAAGGTCTCCTTGAAACAATTAATAAACTGAATTACAGACTTAAGAGTCTCACAAGCAAAAAAATTGCTACTTTTAAAGGCTCCTTACCCCGTCCTTGCGCTGGAGACGTCAAAGCCAGGTTCAAGCCTTCCGCCAAACCGCCGATACGCGGTATCGGAATCCAGACCACCGGAAATGTTGATGTAAAATCAATCTTCTGGGGCAAAGTTGTCCATAATGACACTCTCAGGGGATTCGGGCGGGTTGTGATTATTTATCACGGCTACAACTACTACTCCCTTTACGCCTACCTTGCCGAAAGCTTTGTTAAAACCGGACAGGAGGTAGAAAAAGATGAAATTATCGGTAAAACAGGGTATTACCCTAACTTAAAAGAAACGGGACTCTATTTTGAATTGCGTTTTCATCAGAAACCCGTTAACCCGCAAAAATGGCTTGCCCGAAATTAA
- a CDS encoding ABC transporter substrate-binding protein: protein MKKILLFLVLLFMVTVPVIHSAQTHTVSISQIVEHPSLDAMRDGFKDRLKEAGFDVIYNEHIAQGNQATNIQIANQIKGENPDLVLTITTPSSQAVAQKIKDIPVLFTGVTDPVAAGLVKSLMLPGKNISGMTDMSPVLRQVELIKEFLPEVKTIGTIYNAGEANSIVLTNLLKEICKDFGIKVEEASVANSSGVYQAAKSLVGKCDAIYIPLDNTVVSGLEAAIKVCRQNKLPIFSADTDSVKRGTVAALAVDYYRMGLQTADMAARVLGGKAKPADMPVETLQNLRLFVNEKAAARMGVKIPRQVMERADEVIK, encoded by the coding sequence ATGAAAAAAATCCTCCTATTTCTCGTACTACTGTTCATGGTTACGGTTCCCGTAATCCACTCCGCTCAAACTCACACTGTTTCTATTTCCCAAATTGTAGAACATCCTTCCCTCGATGCCATGAGGGACGGTTTTAAAGATCGCCTTAAAGAGGCCGGATTTGATGTGATTTACAATGAGCATATTGCTCAGGGTAATCAGGCCACCAACATTCAGATTGCAAACCAGATCAAAGGTGAAAACCCAGACCTGGTGCTGACTATCACCACTCCTTCTTCGCAGGCTGTCGCTCAGAAGATCAAGGACATTCCCGTACTCTTCACCGGTGTTACCGACCCTGTTGCTGCGGGACTGGTAAAGAGCCTCATGCTGCCCGGCAAGAACATTTCCGGCATGACCGACATGAGCCCGGTTCTGCGTCAGGTTGAACTGATCAAAGAGTTCCTGCCTGAAGTTAAAACAATCGGTACCATCTACAATGCCGGAGAAGCCAACTCCATAGTGCTGACCAACCTGCTCAAAGAAATCTGCAAAGATTTCGGGATCAAGGTAGAAGAAGCATCTGTTGCCAACTCCAGCGGAGTTTATCAGGCCGCCAAAAGCCTCGTAGGTAAATGCGATGCCATCTACATCCCGCTTGACAACACTGTTGTCTCCGGTCTTGAAGCTGCCATCAAAGTCTGCCGCCAGAACAAACTGCCTATCTTCTCCGCAGATACTGATTCCGTAAAACGCGGAACCGTAGCCGCGCTGGCTGTCGACTATTACCGCATGGGACTGCAAACCGCCGATATGGCTGCTCGCGTTCTTGGCGGAAAAGCCAAGCCAGCTGACATGCCAGTTGAAACGCTCCAGAATCTGCGCCTTTTCGTAAATGAAAAAGCCGCAGCCAGAATGGGAGTGAAAATTCCCAGACAGGTCATGGAACGGGCCGACGAAGTGATTAAGTAA
- a CDS encoding aspartate aminotransferase family protein — MNKHDTLVAAEQKSICNTYGRYPVNVSKAKGSRLWDLDGKEYIDLLSGISVVNIGHCRDDLADVMAEQARKLVQVSNLFYQEEQVECAEKLLATCDADKVFFSNSGAEANEAAIKLARRYMRTVKERDAYEIITLDGSFHGRTLATLTATGQTGPIKDGFAPLPEGFKYVPAGDVEALKSAITDKTAAVMIEMVQGEGGIKPLPEDYVKAVTELVAEKDILLIVDEVQSGLCRTGKWWAHQHYGVTPHIFTSAKALANGLPMGAMFATEEVAKGFTPGSHATTFGGGALVSKVASKVIDIMTEDKLDQRAAELGDFFKSEAGKLQDKFPGKIKSVRGLGLMLGVELSFDGSEIFTALREQGFILNLTKGTILRLLPALTIEKEDLVMFLKALEGLLAEQA; from the coding sequence ATGAATAAACACGATACGCTCGTAGCCGCTGAACAAAAATCCATCTGCAATACCTATGGCAGATATCCCGTAAACGTAAGCAAAGCCAAAGGCTCCAGACTCTGGGACCTTGACGGCAAAGAATACATCGACCTGCTTTCCGGCATTTCCGTGGTCAACATCGGCCATTGCCGCGATGATCTCGCAGACGTAATGGCTGAGCAGGCCCGCAAGCTGGTACAGGTCAGCAACCTTTTTTATCAGGAAGAACAGGTGGAGTGTGCTGAAAAACTGCTCGCCACCTGCGATGCGGACAAGGTCTTTTTCTCCAACTCCGGTGCGGAAGCCAACGAGGCCGCCATCAAACTGGCCAGACGGTATATGCGCACTGTCAAGGAAAGGGATGCCTATGAAATCATCACCCTTGACGGCTCATTCCACGGACGGACTCTAGCCACCCTGACTGCAACAGGCCAGACCGGTCCCATTAAAGACGGATTCGCGCCCCTGCCTGAAGGATTCAAATACGTTCCCGCAGGAGATGTAGAAGCCCTCAAATCCGCCATTACCGACAAGACCGCTGCGGTCATGATCGAGATGGTTCAGGGTGAAGGCGGCATCAAGCCGTTACCCGAGGATTACGTCAAAGCTGTGACCGAACTGGTTGCCGAAAAAGACATCCTGCTCATCGTGGACGAAGTTCAGTCCGGGTTGTGCAGAACCGGAAAATGGTGGGCACACCAGCATTATGGAGTCACCCCGCATATTTTCACCTCTGCCAAGGCTCTTGCCAATGGTCTGCCCATGGGGGCCATGTTTGCAACTGAGGAAGTAGCCAAAGGGTTCACCCCCGGCAGCCACGCCACTACTTTCGGCGGTGGCGCACTGGTTTCCAAAGTAGCATCCAAAGTCATCGACATCATGACCGAAGATAAACTTGACCAACGCGCAGCCGAACTGGGCGATTTCTTCAAGTCCGAAGCCGGAAAACTGCAGGATAAGTTCCCCGGAAAAATCAAATCCGTACGCGGACTCGGCCTCATGCTCGGTGTGGAACTAAGCTTTGACGGCAGCGAAATCTTCACCGCCCTGCGCGAACAGGGCTTCATCCTCAATCTGACCAAAGGAACAATATTAAGATTGCTCCCGGCCCTGACTATTGAGAAAGAAGACCTTGTTATGTTTCTCAAAGCTCTGGAAGGGCTTCTGGCAGAACAGGCATAG
- a CDS encoding divergent polysaccharide deacetylase family protein, which yields MDQNNPEQNEQPEIPETKPGFRARLSRPITIGVLTVVFAAALCLIIALVVAPSPESNASVNQEPTEQIADQNTPSSPPLYEEPMEGDLDDLVKQIDLSLINTLKAAKISMGDLRLEDVSLKKHQGRDYHFQQLSFPVPGDKKQFLANVQHGLESTALNASLHEIAADSWMISINGVPTHKFSIFTPVVKKTKPAPVKLDPNAPKMAIVIDDMGEDVGLAKGLAALDAKITFSIWPSSSHVKKTIAIAKKSGNEIMVHLPMQPKGYPKINPGADALLVGMNADKINKITHAAISKVPGATGLNNHMGSSFTENYNGMVVVLKQLRKKHLFFLDSRTTPKSAGRRAAGKAGVTFYERNIFLDNVKDIGAIKYQLSKAAKIARKRGQAIAIGHPNHETLKAIRQWVAENKGKIRIVPVSSLRPDS from the coding sequence GTGGATCAAAACAACCCCGAACAAAACGAACAGCCCGAAATCCCGGAAACAAAACCGGGATTTCGGGCTCGTCTTTCCAGACCTATCACCATTGGCGTCCTGACCGTTGTCTTTGCGGCAGCCCTATGTCTGATAATTGCCTTAGTCGTTGCTCCTTCACCGGAGAGCAACGCCTCTGTTAATCAGGAACCTACCGAGCAGATAGCAGACCAGAACACTCCGTCCTCACCGCCGCTCTATGAAGAACCCATGGAAGGGGATCTTGATGATCTGGTCAAGCAGATTGATTTGAGTCTCATCAACACCCTCAAGGCAGCTAAAATATCCATGGGCGACCTGCGCCTGGAAGATGTATCCCTGAAAAAACATCAGGGACGGGATTACCATTTCCAGCAGCTCAGCTTCCCTGTACCCGGTGATAAAAAACAGTTCCTAGCCAATGTACAGCATGGGCTGGAGTCCACAGCACTCAACGCCAGCCTTCATGAAATTGCAGCTGACAGCTGGATGATCAGCATCAACGGTGTGCCTACCCACAAGTTTTCCATTTTCACCCCGGTGGTGAAAAAAACAAAACCCGCCCCGGTGAAGCTCGATCCCAATGCTCCTAAAATGGCGATTGTCATTGATGACATGGGCGAGGATGTTGGTCTGGCCAAAGGTCTGGCAGCCCTTGATGCGAAAATAACCTTTTCCATCTGGCCCAGCAGTTCACACGTGAAAAAGACCATTGCAATCGCTAAAAAGAGCGGCAATGAAATCATGGTTCACCTGCCCATGCAGCCTAAAGGGTACCCCAAGATCAATCCCGGAGCGGACGCCCTGCTGGTCGGCATGAATGCAGACAAAATAAACAAGATCACCCATGCGGCCATATCAAAAGTACCCGGAGCCACCGGACTTAATAACCACATGGGATCCAGCTTCACAGAAAACTATAACGGCATGGTCGTTGTGTTGAAGCAGCTTCGCAAGAAACATTTGTTTTTCCTCGACAGCCGAACCACCCCGAAAAGCGCAGGCCGAAGAGCCGCCGGAAAGGCGGGCGTAACCTTCTACGAGCGCAATATTTTTCTCGATAATGTCAAAGATATCGGAGCAATCAAATACCAGCTTTCAAAGGCTGCCAAAATTGCCCGCAAGAGGGGACAGGCCATTGCCATCGGACATCCGAACCATGAAACCCTTAAGGCCATCCGCCAGTGGGTAGCTGAAAACAAAGGCAAAATCAGGATCGTTCCGGTAAGTTCACTGCGTCCCGACAGTTAA
- the proC gene encoding pyrroline-5-carboxylate reductase has protein sequence MTKKVGFIGTGNMGAAIIRGMAGDDNINLLGSDLNKASLKALAEETGLTQCENARDLAKESDFIVLAVKPQHAPAVLEEIAPELGESKCVISIAAGLTVNQLRELCENRCAVVRVMPNTPALVNAGVFAVCLDDSHLSDEQRSFTSEMFTPLGDVHVLAESMFDSFTAVIGSGPAYVFYFMDAMIESAVELGLPRDLARGMVEKLFEGSTTLAQDSKLHVAHLREMVTSPAGTTVKALVHLDRTATRGNIIDAVRKSYERSIELGKK, from the coding sequence ATGACAAAAAAAGTTGGATTTATCGGCACTGGCAACATGGGCGCCGCCATAATCAGAGGAATGGCCGGCGATGACAACATCAACCTGCTTGGCTCTGACCTGAACAAAGCGTCACTGAAAGCCCTTGCTGAAGAGACCGGACTCACCCAGTGTGAAAATGCCCGCGATCTTGCCAAGGAATCCGACTTTATCGTGCTGGCGGTCAAACCCCAGCACGCCCCCGCAGTTCTGGAAGAAATTGCTCCTGAACTGGGCGAGTCCAAATGTGTGATTTCCATTGCCGCCGGACTCACTGTGAACCAGCTCAGGGAATTATGCGAAAACAGGTGTGCTGTTGTCCGGGTTATGCCTAACACACCTGCTCTGGTTAATGCCGGAGTATTCGCCGTCTGCCTTGACGACTCTCACCTGAGCGATGAGCAACGCTCTTTTACAAGTGAAATGTTCACCCCTCTCGGTGATGTCCACGTACTTGCAGAGAGTATGTTCGACAGTTTCACAGCTGTGATCGGTTCCGGTCCCGCTTACGTCTTCTACTTCATGGATGCCATGATTGAATCAGCTGTCGAACTCGGCCTGCCCCGCGACCTTGCTCGCGGCATGGTGGAGAAACTCTTTGAAGGTTCAACGACACTGGCTCAGGACAGCAAGCTGCATGTTGCACATCTGCGTGAAATGGTAACCTCCCCTGCGGGAACTACCGTTAAAGCACTCGTGCATCTGGACCGCACTGCTACCCGCGGCAATATTATTGACGCGGTTCGCAAAAGCTATGAGCGCAGCATAGAACTCGGGAAAAAATAA